Within the Medicago truncatula cultivar Jemalong A17 chromosome 4, MtrunA17r5.0-ANR, whole genome shotgun sequence genome, the region GGTAGACACATGTGTTGACAGATATTGGGGTCTAACACAAACCAATAAAATCGGCTTTTGAGATGAGGATTACCTCTACTTATAGACACATATTCTGATCAACATTTGTTCGATCAGCAGTGCTATATATCGAGAAAAGTAACATCACGATATCTTCAAGattaggggggtgtattggattagatttcaaaggattttaaaagacttttttgttttataaaaatcttgtggtattccaattaagatttttaaggaatgtaaaacattcttgtggtattcaattaggattttcaagattttttaatgagtccaaTGAAATCCAgtggtattcaattgagattttgcataacttaaaaattgtctacTAGTATTCAAAACTCtacggattttaatggattgttgtgagtaatgaattttgtgagattgtttagtGTAAAATGTACCTACTAACAATCTCACACCTAGCCTTGAGACTTTTCTGTCTCCCATAGGATAGATATCAACTCCACAAAATCGACCTTTAAGATTGAAATTGtctccacttataaacacatattCCTATCAATTGTTCGACGTGGAATTCTTTAACAACATGcatcattaatattattataaagctatagtaaatatgaatatttgttATTATGAAATGGAATTGTAGAAAATCGAGGACACTCTGTAAACCTTCTTAACTTTGAAAACAACAGGTGAATGAGGCAAAGCTAATCACTCCCATGCACACGTCCCTTTCTCTCTACGTTCCCCCACCTCTGCCGCCtctgctctctctctctctctcttactctctctcCATCTCTCTCTATTACACAAACATATCCATTGGGAATGCCGACCATTCATTTCTAGCTAGGTATAGGTTTTCTTTCTTGTAGTATTTTTCTTATTCCTATATCTTTGACAAAGTTAAAAATTTCACagcaataattttcaaatatgaaAGTAGTTCTATCTTGGCAAGATATGATATACTGAATCAAGTGAAATGAACTAATTTGGAGGACAAAAGTGAAATGAACTTTGAAGGTCAAAACAATTACTACTTTGTTAGAAATAAACAATCACATCAATATTTATAGAATTAGTTATGTTGTAAGAAAATGTTTTCTCGGACCCCGGTTGATTGATGTAACTTGATTATGacacttcattttttcataAAGGCTAATGATACACTTATTATAGTAAGTAGATGTATGTACTATAGGTTATTAATTAGGGAGTGTTGTTGGTTTGGGTTGGtttttaagttaaaaagttattttatctAAATATTTAAATGGAATGTGATTTTCTTCTGTTAGAATGATTCCATCAACAAATTCtttctttaaattttgtttgtattGGATTAAATTCATTGGTTTTttcttgtccaaaaaaaattcattggttttttcacaaataaaacttaatatatatttatgttatgtcaaataatattttatagattaaatagcatcatcatataattttaaaaagaaaataaataacaaatataatatgtattataataaaaattaacattaagaAGTAAAAGTATGAATTGCATTAAGAAGTAAAAGAAGTAGATTATATTAAACAAATAAGTATCATGAtatcataaataaatgatagattaaaggtcaaatgcatttaaaggtcctttaagtttttcattttttttctaaagtggtcctttaagtttcaaaagtcccaaacaagtccttttagtttttgaatcgtttcaaacaagtcctattctAGATAGCATAGTTGATAATTGCTTctttgaactcatctttggtatcaaatctggctcctaacacccacttaaaattagtcatctttttaggcatgacaaatggtggataatgctttttgttgctatcatctgaatcatcaccatcatcctctaaaaggacttgattgaaacgattcaaaaactaaaaggacttgtttgagacttttgaaacttaaaggacttgtttgggacttttgaagcttaaaggaccactttggaaaaaacgaaaaaatttaaaggacctttagatgcatttgacctagaTTAAAACACCTTATTTGTTAATTGGTCAATTTCATCGAGGACCAATGAGATTAAGGTTTAAGTCGTCTACAAAATTTCTTTATATTATCCTACAATATCacattttgtttatttcttaagCATTATAACTCTCTTaatcataatttattattttatattttaactctcttaattataatttattattttatattttattggtaaatatttatctttttttaatagcaacaatccaaaaaaataaatacaaagggATCAGCGCACTAATGGCGCCTTAAAACAccctaaaaaaacatattaaagaCCGCCACTCTAAACACAACAGCTATAGGTAAAACACCCAACATCCAACACACCaaaaaaaaccaagaaaaggagaaaaacaaattgaaatccCCCTTTATATTAGATGGCTAGCCCTAAGTCGAGATGAACCAGGCCGACTaccacaagaaaaaaaaactcttaaattAAGGAAACAAACCCCATACCCTTCTCAAAAGCACCCAATCAGCCCCTAGACAACCACTATCAAAACCAATAGAGAATTGGCTCGGCGGCCCATTCATAATGAGTATAGAGATGACCAGGAtgcctctaaaaaaaaactacgaaGGAATATGTTGAATTTTATCAACCAATTGCTTGATATCTAATGTCCTTCGAGAAAACATTACATTATTACGAGGAGACCAGATAGAAATCACTACCGAATGCaagattaacaaaaaaacatctCCTAAAATTCACTCTACCAAACACCACAAAATAACTCTAAAAAAGACATCCAACCGCCATCGGAAGAAGAAACTCCCAACCTAACcatcataaaatcaaataacaaaCCCTAGACGTGGTCCTACAGGTAAAATAAAGGTGGCTGACAGATTCTGGCTCCTCCCCGGACAAAGGGCACAAAATCTCCATCCGATCTCTAAGGACTTTACGCCGCAGAAGGTTCACCCTAGTTGGAATCCTATTGAGGAGAAGTTGATAAGAGAACAGTTGAACTTTGGATGAAGCCCAACTTTTCTCGACTAACGATAGGATTCTAGACAAAATGACCACTTTACCACACACTCATAAAAGAATCTATGAAAGGTACTCATACATAGgtgaaacataaaaaaaacccTGCCGCTACCTCCCATCCCACACCCATCTACCATCAACCCTTGAGCCAATTGACTTGACAGAGCAGGATTGTTGGGATGGCACCATAAAAAGCCTCGGGAACCACTCTATCAAGGGAACATCTCTCAACCACGTATCTTCCCAAAAGGAGGTAGATGCCCCATctctcaaaatccaaaacacaTCCGCTGAAAACAATTATGTAGAACCCTCGAAACCTGGATGAAGAACAAAAACCTCCTTTAACCAAGCAGAGGCGTTCGTCAGAACCCCACATGACCGACACATAGACAGTACATGTGTCCTTCGATTTAGGCCTGCACCACTGGATAAGAGTCTTCACCACCACTCACCTAATATAGTTTGGTTAACTAAAGATAAGTCTTTTATTCCCTAACCTTCCTTCGATTTAGGCCTATACACATGTGTCCAACGGACCTAAGGAATCTTATTAGCACCCATTCAATCCTCCTTAAAGAAGATGTCCCTCAAGCCTAACAATTATCTTCCAAACTTAAtagctaattttagaaataaaaggTAAAAGATGGGAATCAAATTTATCACTAAGTTAATCAACACAAACGCCCCCCCCGCCCCCCAAACTAACAAACCTATTACTCCCAGATCCCAACCTCTTAGATAGTAAGCACCAAGTTCTTGCACAAGATAAGCAGAGACATCCatgacataaaaataacaaataaaggGTTACATATATAGGTGGAAGACCTAAAAGAAAACCCATACACCTCGGACAACAAAAACACTCATAAAGACACCACCCCAACCTAGGGCTGCCACCAAAAACCAATACAAAAAAACTAACCACCAACACCAAATACACAACCTAACCTCCTCACAACAACATAAACCAAACTTGTGCCAAATCATTAACTCCATCGAGAATGGTCATCAAAACAAGATCCAAACTCTTATCTCCCTCTAGTCACACCaaaacccctaaaaaaaactacaatatATTGTTCTGACATTCGAGTGTGTGGACCCTTTGGAAGGCCCGTAACAATAATATTTTTGCGGCAAGTAAGTTGAGATTAAGCTTCTAGTGGATAGGATTCAATTCCTCTCGTGGAAATGGATCTTCGATAGATACCCTAGTCATCGTCGGTCCATCTTTGAGTGGGTAGTAGAACCAATTATTTGATGGAGCCAATAATGTCGTGTTTGGGAGTCAGAGATATATTCGACATGTGTGCGGGGTTTGAGTGGTTCCAAAATCTCTGACCTTTTTTTGTTGGTGCAAGTTCAatctcttctcttctccttGTCGTTGTTCGTTTGGGTTGCCAATTCGttggttgttgattttgttgCTTCCTCCATTCTTTGTGTagattttgtttctttgtttgtgGTGGCATCTCTCTGGTTTTGGGGAGTTTTGCGTATTGTATTGTGTCTATTCCCGGCTTGTGAGATCTCTAGTGTTCTCTCTTTTTTTgcccgtaaaaaaaaaatatattgtagaAATTTGAACTATCATTATTCTGATAGGTGTTCAAATCCTTAATTTTAGCACAAATTAGGACGCTTTCTTAGGGTTGATTTATAAGTAGAGAAGGTATAAATTTGGACCATCATTATTTTGACACGTGTTCATATCCTTTAGGATGTTTGAAAGCTAACATTTTTTCTAGCATTCATCATTTTATTAAGCGATAATCATGTGTGTTTCACCACCATTTTAAAAGTATATAATCGACATAAGCTTTGCTCTATAAAAAATACACGTTAGAAACAACGTAAGAAAGAGAATGTTCATAACAATCTTAATAATAATTCTTGtctatcaaaataataaataaaatatcaacaaaggGAGATAGAGAGAAAAGACTTTCTAGGTCAATTCAATCCTTTAATACTTAAGTAGCATCGATCTGTCTCTCATTTCCCTTTCTTTCATATTTATCTCCTCTTCCTATACAGTAACTTAACAATCAAGAGGATCAGATCCATAGGAAGtttatatctatctatctatcataTCACACACCCAAGAAACTTCACTGATCAGTCAATCccatcaatcaaatcaaaaaatcaaGAATTCAGAAAAGGAGAAAGtaaagaatcaacaaaaagagaaagaaagaaaaaacatgtcctcttcatcatccacttCCTTTTCACCGGACcagcaacaacagcaacaactcTCTCCTTCGGACCAGCTTTGTTATGTCCATTGCAATTTCTGCGACACTGTTCTCGCGGTATTATCTTATCTCATCACACTTTCTCTTTATAAAACATGTCTTTTTATGACCCTTTTAATTAAGAATTAAGATACtaattatagatttttttgttttttttgtttttctcaggTGAGTGTTCCTTGCACAAGTTTGTTCAAGACTGTGACAGTGAGATGTGGTCATTGCACCAACCTTCTCTCAGTTAACATGCGTGCTTTGCTCCTTCCTGCTCCTAATCAGCTTCACCTTGGACACACTTACTTCAACCCTCAAACTCTTATGgtatgtgtgtgtttgtgtgatTTTTATACaagcaaatatatatatgatgctGTGCTTGAAGATTTGTAAATTTAATGCATTATTTGGCTTTATAGTTTTTGtatcaatttataaaattatctagGTTTTCTCATAgagtaatgttaatttttgttgtgCTTGTGGTTGTTTTGTATTATGGAAATTAGGTATATGTACAACTATCTTTTGAGTTGGAATTGGAAATGGTTTTTTGATTATGAGAAATTGAGTTTAACTAATTATTCAGGAGGAGATTCGAAATGCACCTTCAACAAACATGATGATGAATCAGCTTCCAAATCcaaatgatttgatgatgaacaCAATGAGAGGAGGGCATCATGAAGAAATCCCTAAACCTCCACCTGCTAATAGACGTGAGAAATTATATATCTAACTCTCTTAACATTTTACTTTGTGTTGAAAAATTCTCATGATTTTCAAATGATAATTACAATAATACAAAGACCTTCTTCACCATTTTCATGTATgctatatgtttttaattttaattttaatttaattttttttaagattctttTGATGCTATCATGGGAAAGGtaggaaaagcaaaagaaaacaaCCTGAAACCCTTCTGTACATTTTACACTTCTTTTGAGTTCATAGTTGTGCTACTCGACCAATTAATGAAGAAAAGCaaaaaagagaaggaagaaaaggTTCCATCCCTATCAAAACtcacttgaaaatataaaacagTGTTTTATGTTTCTTGAATGTACTTCAAAGTGGCAAAGAAAGATCAATCTTTAGCACATTTATCTCATGCATTGCTTTTTTCATCTTACATGAATTAATGTAAACTTCTTATTAAAGTtccaaattaattataaaaaaaatatactatagtccaatattattttcaaattggagaaaccctaatttccaacaTTTTGTTTAGCAAAAAATTTGGAGAAACTCTATACTAAATCTAGGGCTAAAAAATgaagatcattttttttttacttcaaaatatttacaaaaggaaaaataaaaaagagaagaaatctatttaaatttttttaggtcttttttttttttttactctatgTGTCTATGCATGTCTCCTTGCATGCAAACATTGAGTGAGACAGAAGTCTTCCCCCGGAAAAATAGAGCTGAATCCATTGGAGAGTGATTGTTAGAGAAAAATGATAATGATGAGGTAATGATAGaaatatagagagagaaaaatggttgatagagagagaaagaagagagttCTGATTAGGCAATATGTTTATTTAATGTTCCTGTCTGTTTGCTTGTCCAGCTCCGGAGAAGAGACAGAGAGTTCCATCTGCCTACAACCGCTTCATCAAGTAAGTTTAATAACAttcattttaagttatttatgGTATTAATTCATTGTTTTCTACTAACTCTAGAAAATAACTTGTTTAGATACCTTAATATTTGTCCTCGCGAGTTTAGTtagggacaatacataatatacaGAAGAAGGTCTGAGGTTTAAATttcggccaccacaaaaaaaaaaaaaaaaccctaatatttaaagaatttatcaagagaacaacattttttttttgacaaaggagTACAACATATTAATACATAAACATTACATGTCATATTTTTACAtaaacaatttcttttatttttggtgaaatatttttcattaatatttaatcATATCTAGTTATATAAGTTTTAGTATACCAGTTGTGTTTGGGAAAAATATAACACtagttcttattttttattattataaaatttaattatttttttactaaaaatgttATGGATCACCtttgaacattttttaaagttcatatttttagactaaacatttttttaatacggAACCacttatgaatttatttttcttagtttcaaatttttgttgataattCATTTAACTTTGGTGGTGACTTTTGctagataatattttttgttgttgtatatgattatataTGAAGAATAACCTTGACaaaatatgatttgattttCAGAGATGAGATCCAACGTATCAAAGCTGGGAATCCTGATATAAGCCACAGAGAGGCTTTTAGTGCAGCTGCAAAGAATGTGAGATCCAATGAAATTCTGAATCTTACTCTCTTAGGAACATTTTCCCATTTTagattattttcaatttttactaactatataattttaaatttttattgggTTTAATCAAGTAGCAGTACACATTTTTATTGCATCGGTGTATTAAAGTTAAGACTTTTCTCATGTGTGGGgtccatttattttctttcagtGGGCCCACTTTCCACACATTCATTTCGGACTTATGCCTGATCATCAACCCGTGAAGAAAGCTAATGTTCGTCAGGTACTTTGAAAACCCTAGCTAGCTACactattacctttttttttcattttttttctttcttttggcaGCACATTAAATGATAAAGCATAACTCTTATTTCTAGGGTTTCTAATACCTAAAATTCTTTCACTGTGTAGGATTCAGAGGACGTGCTTATGAAAGATGGGTTTTTCACACAAGCAAATGTAGGTGTCTCTCCCTACTAAAAAAGTGTGCTTGTTTTATTGTGTAGGGCTTTAATGTGTCATACTATTGTCTCTAATTAAGTAATATACTGTATTAAGACTTTGTCTTATGCATATTAATGTTATGAACTTGTATTAGTACTTTTTAGCC harbors:
- the LOC25491643 gene encoding axial regulator YABBY 1, which produces MSSSSSTSFSPDQQQQQQLSPSDQLCYVHCNFCDTVLAVSVPCTSLFKTVTVRCGHCTNLLSVNMRALLLPAPNQLHLGHTYFNPQTLMEEIRNAPSTNMMMNQLPNPNDLMMNTMRGGHHEEIPKPPPANRPPEKRQRVPSAYNRFIKDEIQRIKAGNPDISHREAFSAAAKNWAHFPHIHFGLMPDHQPVKKANVRQDSEDVLMKDGFFTQANVGVSPY